A window of the Chryseobacterium arthrosphaerae genome harbors these coding sequences:
- a CDS encoding c-type cytochrome — translation MKKNVLKITAVLGLTTVLLNSCGPKENTPLVYFPDMYFPVAYDPLMKAQDAYSDHENEIPAFVKNNGATGLSPVEGSVAQNKDGVFEEGLLPKNVDEYNAGYEASKKLTASPLNPANAAKDLERGKVLFDHTCAACHGTGGDGQGPIVQSGAFSGVPNYADRELTVGSVHYVLTNGRNAMGSYAGQLNAGDRWRVAMYVMSAFKKGAAAPAAATAAAPATETTTETKK, via the coding sequence ATGAAAAAGAATGTATTAAAAATTACAGCAGTTTTAGGTTTAACAACAGTTTTACTTAACTCTTGCGGACCAAAGGAGAATACTCCGTTGGTATACTTCCCGGATATGTATTTTCCGGTAGCTTACGACCCATTGATGAAAGCACAGGATGCTTATTCAGATCATGAAAATGAAATCCCGGCTTTTGTTAAAAATAATGGTGCAACAGGTCTTTCTCCTGTAGAAGGATCAGTAGCTCAGAATAAAGATGGAGTTTTTGAAGAAGGCTTACTTCCTAAAAATGTTGACGAGTACAACGCAGGGTATGAAGCATCTAAAAAACTGACAGCTTCTCCTTTAAATCCGGCTAATGCAGCTAAGGATCTTGAAAGAGGAAAAGTATTGTTTGATCACACTTGTGCTGCATGCCACGGAACAGGAGGTGATGGACAAGGACCTATTGTACAAAGTGGAGCATTCTCTGGTGTGCCTAACTATGCAGACAGAGAGCTTACTGTAGGATCTGTTCATTATGTATTAACTAACGGTAGAAATGCGATGGGATCTTATGCGGGACAATTGAACGCAGGAGACAGATGGAGAGTGGCTATGTATGTGATGAGTGCTTTCAAAAAAGGAGCAGCAGCACCGGCAGCAGCTACAGCAGCGGCACCAGCAACTGAAACGACTACCGAAACTAAAAAATAA
- a CDS encoding TAT-variant-translocated molybdopterin oxidoreductase: MASNKIQFRSIHELKDPALNNKLAQKEFQEEIPVEDFLGDAEKNGSSTSRRDFLKLLGFSTAAVTLAACEAPVIKTIPYVVKPHDIIPGIPNYYASTYFDGFDFASVLVKTREGRPIKIEPNPAGGDLGKTNARAQASVLSLYDNDKVKQPKLDGKDETFDKVDSFVIKGLEEAKASGKKIVVLSHSFASPTFKKLFAEFKAKYPTAELVTFDAYPYSAGLDAAQEVFGQRALPVYDLNGSELVVSFQADFLGDYNASSLETSYAAARKPGPNMLRHIQVESNMSLTGANADSRYRLKPSAVNKTLVEVYNAIVGGGTSDKTATEIANELKAKGSKAVVFADGSKGAQVLAHLINQKLGSVAFTGKANFLKEFDGARYQEFLGWVNGGQVGVLVTNNVDPIYAHPKGEDFKKSLSKVPYVIAVADKKNEMYKAAKAVIPVANWLESWGDIEPQTGVYSLMQPTIQKIYKSRQIEESLLVWKNGKNNAANNYYDYLKASSASLLGGTSFNKALYNGINASTNSTTLSYAGGNAAQAVAELGNFKASELELVLYTKTSMGDGTQANNPWLQELPDPITRMSWDNYLTISPKDAEKFGIDNDLNARMQLDGSIVNLTVNGVTIKDVPVFVQPGQAEGSVGLALGYGKKNSGATADTGVNAYPLFDGSNLVLSGAKIEKTGEDHEFAGIQLQNTLMGRYEIAKEVPLAEFINVPFDDEHKGWNKPLEYHTISGALPARKIDLWDAFDDTDGPHFNLSIDLNSCTGCGACIIACQAENNVPVVGKEEVRMSRDMYWLRIDRYYSSRQTVEVYEGLKDGLAVPELYGTAFNKEGGALNHPADNPDVIFQPVMCQHCNHAPCETVCPVAATSHGKQGQNHMAYNRCIGTRYCANNCPYKVRRFNWFTYNLNDKFDFNMNNDLGRMVLNPDVVVRTRGVMEKCSMCIQMTQNTILEAKKEGRRVKDGEFQTACSKACSTGAMTFGDMNDKDSSIRKVYASNRRYYLLEEIGTKPNVFYHTKVRNRVEK; this comes from the coding sequence ATGGCTTCAAACAAAATACAATTCAGAAGTATTCATGAACTTAAAGATCCGGCTTTGAATAATAAGCTGGCTCAGAAAGAGTTTCAGGAAGAAATTCCGGTAGAAGATTTCCTTGGAGATGCTGAGAAAAACGGATCAAGTACTTCAAGAAGAGATTTCCTGAAATTACTAGGATTCTCTACAGCAGCAGTAACTTTAGCTGCCTGCGAAGCTCCGGTAATCAAAACGATTCCTTATGTGGTAAAGCCACATGATATTATTCCGGGAATCCCTAATTATTACGCTTCAACTTATTTTGACGGTTTCGACTTTGCTAGTGTTTTAGTAAAAACCAGAGAAGGTAGACCGATCAAAATTGAACCGAACCCGGCTGGTGGTGATTTAGGTAAAACTAACGCAAGAGCTCAGGCAAGTGTACTTTCTCTTTATGATAATGATAAAGTAAAACAGCCTAAACTGGACGGTAAAGATGAAACTTTCGATAAAGTAGACAGTTTCGTGATCAAAGGTTTGGAAGAAGCTAAAGCATCAGGCAAAAAGATTGTGGTTTTATCACACTCTTTTGCTTCACCAACTTTCAAAAAGTTATTTGCTGAATTCAAAGCTAAATATCCTACAGCTGAATTGGTAACTTTCGATGCCTATCCTTATTCTGCAGGACTAGATGCTGCTCAGGAGGTATTCGGACAAAGAGCATTACCTGTTTATGACCTTAACGGTTCTGAATTGGTAGTTTCTTTCCAGGCAGATTTCTTAGGAGATTATAACGCTTCAAGCTTAGAAACTTCTTATGCTGCAGCTAGAAAACCAGGTCCAAACATGTTGAGACACATCCAGGTGGAGTCTAACATGTCTTTAACCGGTGCTAATGCTGACTCAAGATACAGATTAAAGCCAAGTGCTGTAAACAAAACTTTAGTTGAAGTTTACAACGCAATCGTAGGGGGTGGTACTTCTGATAAGACTGCTACTGAAATTGCAAACGAACTGAAAGCAAAAGGAAGCAAAGCTGTTGTTTTCGCTGACGGTTCTAAAGGAGCACAGGTTTTAGCACACTTAATCAACCAAAAATTAGGATCAGTAGCTTTCACAGGTAAAGCGAACTTCCTGAAAGAATTCGACGGTGCAAGATATCAGGAATTCCTTGGATGGGTAAACGGAGGACAAGTTGGAGTATTAGTTACCAACAACGTAGATCCTATCTATGCTCACCCGAAAGGAGAAGACTTCAAAAAGTCTTTATCTAAAGTTCCTTATGTAATTGCTGTTGCTGATAAGAAAAATGAAATGTACAAAGCAGCTAAGGCTGTTATTCCAGTAGCAAACTGGTTAGAGTCTTGGGGAGATATCGAACCACAGACCGGAGTATATTCATTAATGCAGCCTACGATCCAAAAGATCTACAAATCAAGACAGATTGAAGAATCTCTGTTGGTTTGGAAGAATGGTAAGAACAATGCTGCCAATAACTACTACGATTATTTAAAGGCAAGCTCTGCTTCTCTTTTAGGTGGTACTTCTTTCAACAAAGCATTATATAACGGTATCAATGCTTCCACTAACTCAACAACATTATCTTACGCAGGTGGAAACGCTGCTCAGGCTGTTGCTGAATTAGGAAACTTCAAAGCTTCAGAATTAGAATTAGTATTATACACTAAGACTTCTATGGGAGACGGTACTCAGGCAAACAACCCTTGGTTACAAGAGTTACCTGACCCAATCACAAGAATGTCTTGGGATAATTACCTGACGATTTCTCCGAAAGATGCAGAAAAGTTTGGAATCGATAACGATCTTAACGCAAGAATGCAGTTGGATGGTTCTATCGTAAACCTTACTGTAAACGGAGTAACTATAAAAGACGTTCCTGTATTCGTACAACCAGGACAAGCAGAAGGATCAGTAGGTCTGGCGCTTGGTTACGGTAAGAAAAACTCAGGAGCAACTGCTGATACAGGAGTAAATGCTTATCCTTTATTCGATGGTTCTAACCTTGTTCTTTCCGGTGCTAAAATCGAGAAAACAGGTGAAGATCACGAATTCGCAGGGATCCAGCTTCAAAATACATTAATGGGTCGTTATGAAATCGCGAAGGAAGTTCCTTTAGCTGAATTCATCAACGTACCATTCGATGATGAGCACAAAGGATGGAACAAACCTTTGGAATACCACACCATCAGTGGAGCTCTTCCAGCAAGAAAAATTGACCTTTGGGATGCATTTGATGATACTGACGGTCCTCACTTCAACTTATCTATTGACCTGAACTCTTGTACAGGTTGTGGAGCATGTATCATTGCTTGTCAGGCTGAAAACAACGTTCCTGTAGTAGGTAAAGAAGAGGTAAGAATGTCTAGAGATATGTACTGGTTAAGAATTGACCGTTACTATTCTTCAAGACAAACTGTAGAAGTATATGAAGGATTAAAAGACGGATTGGCTGTACCAGAATTATACGGTACTGCTTTCAACAAAGAAGGAGGTGCACTGAACCACCCTGCTGATAATCCGGATGTAATCTTCCAGCCAGTAATGTGTCAGCACTGTAACCACGCTCCATGTGAAACGGTATGTCCGGTAGCGGCTACTTCACACGGTAAGCAGGGTCAAAACCATATGGCTTACAACAGATGTATCGGTACCAGATATTGTGCAAACAACTGTCCGTACAAAGTAAGACGTTTCAACTGGTTTACTTATAACCTAAACGACAAGTTCGACTTCAACATGAACAATGATTTAGGAAGAATGGTACTTAACCCGGATGTAGTTGTAAGAACTAGAGGGGTAATGGAGAAATGTTCAATGTGTATCCAAATGACTCAGAATACAATTCTTGAGGCTAAGAAAGAAGGAAGAAGAGTGAAGGATGGAGAATTCCAGACTGCTTGTTCTAAAGCTTGTTCTACTGGTGCAATGACATTTGGAGACATGAATGATAAAGATTCTTCAATTAGAAAGGTATATGCCTCTAACAGAAGATATTATTTACTAGAGGAGATCGGAACAAAACCAAACGTGTTCTATCACACTAAAGTAAGAAACAGAGTAGAAAAATAA
- a CDS encoding NTF2-like N-terminal transpeptidase codes for MKKFSFLLVFSLLLFTACKKDHVDATNTKTLQSSINDMTSSLPTIKQIKFNEALYILKTFGVEADGDVNELKALGKLINGKKVPEIMTLADEVAQKNGIEWASTDPPSLGEMNIFGDDKAKESDPNDVKAGSLTIVTTPTGDDGTGAPTAIQIVPRLVDAAGKPVSFTGAGLEATLEVFSNGVRLSTAKNLMQDNNFKGFNLKFSSIPAAKVVDNKIDITVSVKTTAKTFKMSKVGLDVNASALKVPAVPKTDTTAVPQQPSAVVDPNNPAATAPATSTDPATATPAAPAAPKQPAADPKNTVSKFLNSVSSQNLKAAYETSNNPSWGSYESFSNPNSGFGAIKNVSVKNITTSAANANGASVNATYDVTDKSGKTTSLKVTFGLKNVNGDWKISSYKINP; via the coding sequence ATGAAAAAGTTTTCTTTTCTACTTGTTTTCAGTCTGTTGCTTTTTACGGCATGCAAGAAAGATCATGTAGATGCTACGAATACTAAAACGCTGCAGTCAAGTATCAATGATATGACTTCCAGTTTACCTACCATTAAGCAGATCAAGTTTAATGAGGCTCTTTATATCCTTAAAACATTTGGTGTGGAAGCCGATGGCGATGTGAATGAGCTAAAAGCCCTAGGAAAACTGATCAACGGGAAGAAAGTTCCTGAGATCATGACCCTGGCTGATGAAGTTGCACAGAAAAACGGGATAGAATGGGCAAGTACTGATCCTCCGTCATTAGGAGAAATGAATATTTTCGGAGATGATAAGGCAAAGGAAAGTGATCCAAACGATGTAAAAGCAGGATCATTAACTATTGTAACAACACCTACAGGTGATGATGGAACGGGAGCGCCTACTGCCATTCAGATTGTTCCAAGACTTGTAGATGCTGCAGGAAAACCGGTTTCTTTTACAGGGGCAGGTCTGGAAGCAACCTTAGAAGTGTTCAGCAACGGAGTAAGACTTTCTACGGCCAAAAACCTGATGCAGGATAATAATTTTAAAGGATTCAATTTAAAATTCTCGTCAATTCCGGCGGCAAAAGTAGTTGATAATAAAATCGATATTACAGTTTCTGTAAAAACCACCGCCAAAACCTTCAAGATGTCTAAAGTGGGGCTTGATGTCAACGCTTCAGCACTTAAAGTTCCTGCAGTACCTAAAACAGATACAACAGCGGTACCACAACAGCCAAGTGCAGTGGTAGATCCGAACAATCCGGCTGCTACGGCTCCTGCTACCTCTACTGATCCGGCAACAGCTACACCTGCTGCACCGGCCGCTCCAAAACAACCGGCAGCAGACCCTAAGAATACGGTAAGCAAGTTTTTAAACAGCGTAAGCTCTCAGAATTTAAAAGCGGCATACGAAACATCCAACAACCCAAGCTGGGGAAGCTACGAGTCTTTCTCTAATCCCAACTCAGGTTTTGGAGCAATCAAAAATGTAAGTGTGAAAAACATTACCACCAGTGCGGCTAATGCCAATGGTGCAAGTGTAAATGCAACATACGATGTGACAGATAAGAGCGGTAAAACAACTTCTCTGAAAGTAACATTCGGACTTAAAAATGTAAACGGAGACTGGAAAATTTCCAGCTATAAAATCAACCCATAA
- the nrfD gene encoding NrfD/PsrC family molybdoenzyme membrane anchor subunit yields the protein MSGHYEAPIREPLIIGHKTYHDITEDIARPIEERAGKLWWISLYAALVLFIYGFGCIAYTIGTGIGAWGLNRTINWGWDITNFVWWVGIGHAGTLISAVLLLFRQRWRMSVNRSAEAMTIFAVVQAAIFPVIHMGRVWVGYWVFPLPNQFGSLWGNFNSPLLWDVFAISTYFSVSTVFWFMGLIPDFAMIRDRAKTPWTKKIYTFLAFGWGGKAKHWQRFEELSLVLAGLATPLVFSVHTTVSFDFATSVIKGWHSTIYPPYFVAGAIFSGFAMVQTLLLVARKVCHLEEYITMYHIEIMNIVIILTGGMVTVAYATEYFIGWYSGSRFEDFTYLSPGAAVGPYWWAFWSLIICNLVVPASFWFKRLRTNIIWTFIVALIINIGMWFERFDIIVINLSRDYLPGSWTMFKPTIIDVGVYLGTIGFFSVLFLLYARTFPVIAQAELKSILKISGETYKAKEGDEHH from the coding sequence ATGTCAGGACATTACGAAGCTCCGATAAGGGAACCTCTAATTATTGGTCACAAAACTTATCACGATATCACAGAAGATATTGCACGACCTATCGAAGAAAGAGCAGGTAAATTATGGTGGATCTCATTATATGCTGCCTTAGTTCTATTCATCTATGGATTCGGCTGTATCGCTTATACTATCGGAACAGGTATTGGAGCATGGGGGCTTAACAGAACTATTAACTGGGGTTGGGATATTACCAACTTCGTATGGTGGGTAGGTATCGGTCACGCCGGAACCCTAATCTCAGCGGTATTATTATTATTTAGACAGAGATGGAGAATGTCTGTAAACAGATCTGCAGAGGCGATGACGATCTTTGCGGTTGTACAGGCGGCAATCTTCCCGGTAATTCACATGGGTAGAGTTTGGGTTGGATACTGGGTATTCCCTTTACCAAACCAATTCGGTTCTCTTTGGGGGAACTTCAACTCTCCTCTACTTTGGGACGTATTTGCGATCTCTACGTATTTCTCAGTATCAACTGTATTCTGGTTCATGGGACTAATCCCTGACTTTGCAATGATCAGAGATAGAGCTAAGACTCCTTGGACTAAGAAGATTTATACTTTCCTTGCATTCGGTTGGGGTGGTAAAGCAAAACACTGGCAAAGATTCGAAGAACTTTCTTTGGTTCTTGCAGGTTTGGCAACTCCACTTGTATTCTCAGTACACACTACCGTATCTTTTGACTTCGCAACTTCGGTAATTAAAGGATGGCACTCAACAATCTACCCTCCTTACTTCGTTGCCGGTGCGATCTTCTCAGGATTTGCAATGGTACAGACTCTATTGCTTGTAGCAAGAAAAGTATGTCACCTAGAAGAATATATTACCATGTATCATATCGAAATCATGAACATCGTAATCATCCTTACCGGTGGTATGGTAACTGTAGCTTATGCTACTGAGTATTTCATCGGATGGTATTCAGGTTCAAGATTTGAAGACTTTACATATCTTTCTCCAGGTGCGGCTGTAGGTCCTTACTGGTGGGCATTCTGGTCATTGATCATCTGTAACCTTGTGGTTCCTGCTTCTTTCTGGTTCAAGAGACTTAGAACGAACATTATCTGGACATTCATCGTTGCATTGATCATCAACATCGGTATGTGGTTTGAGCGTTTTGATATCATCGTTATCAACCTTTCAAGAGACTACTTACCAGGATCATGGACTATGTTTAAGCCAACGATCATTGATGTGGGTGTATATTTAGGAACAATCGGATTCTTCTCTGTATTATTCTTATTATATGCAAGAACATTCCCTGTAATTGCACAGGCTGAATTAAAATCGATTTTGAAAATCTCAGGTGAAACTTATAAAGCAAAAGAAGGAGATGAGCACCACTAA
- a CDS encoding DUF3341 domain-containing protein: MSTTKIVYGLYADDDDLMNGVKAFNDKGIKINEVYTPFPVHGLDKALGLKKTRISDAAFIYACYGVTIGATLTWYVMNHDWPQNIGGKPAFDWGHNMPAFVVPMFELMVFCAAHMMSLTFLVRNKMYPGAPAQNPDPRTTDDKFMMEFVTEDVESVKQLLIETGVEEITVKDA, translated from the coding sequence ATGAGCACCACTAAAATTGTATACGGACTTTATGCTGACGACGACGATTTGATGAACGGCGTTAAGGCATTCAACGATAAAGGAATCAAAATTAACGAGGTTTATACTCCGTTTCCGGTTCACGGGCTAGACAAAGCTTTAGGGTTAAAGAAAACCAGAATTTCTGATGCTGCTTTCATCTATGCTTGTTATGGAGTTACTATCGGTGCTACTTTGACCTGGTATGTAATGAACCACGACTGGCCTCAGAATATCGGTGGTAAACCAGCATTTGACTGGGGACACAACATGCCGGCATTCGTAGTTCCAATGTTTGAATTAATGGTATTCTGTGCTGCTCACATGATGTCTTTAACATTCTTAGTTAGAAACAAAATGTATCCGGGAGCTCCTGCCCAGAATCCTGATCCGAGAACTACTGATGATAAATTCATGATGGAATTCGTAACTGAAGATGTAGAATCTGTAAAACAGTTACTGATCGAAACTGGAGTTGAAGAAATAACTGTTAAAGACGCTTAA
- a CDS encoding SPOR domain-containing protein — translation MRNLIKIFSILSLFGFYSIEAQQVVRKDTLSGTELVITMDSRINAALDGIEGKCSKVATNNPARDSGISDGGISTGISAKPPKIYVPSRELTNAEICKKNPRILGYKIQITTVKSNEEANEVKSYFRKRFPNLKVETDASLRPNYKILAGSYFTKQSAAADLSRIREYFKSAVAVQYRIFCAEAK, via the coding sequence ATGAGAAATTTGATTAAAATATTTTCGATATTATCATTATTTGGTTTTTATAGTATTGAAGCACAGCAGGTTGTTAGAAAAGATACCCTTTCGGGAACGGAGCTTGTCATCACGATGGATTCCAGAATTAATGCTGCTTTGGACGGAATTGAAGGCAAATGTTCTAAGGTTGCCACGAATAATCCTGCCAGAGATTCCGGTATTAGCGATGGGGGTATTTCTACAGGAATATCTGCAAAACCACCTAAAATCTATGTTCCGAGCAGAGAGCTTACCAATGCTGAAATTTGTAAGAAAAATCCAAGGATTTTAGGATACAAAATCCAGATCACAACAGTGAAAAGCAACGAAGAAGCCAATGAAGTAAAGTCTTATTTCAGAAAAAGATTTCCTAACCTGAAAGTTGAGACAGACGCTTCTCTAAGACCGAATTATAAAATTCTGGCAGGAAGTTATTTCACAAAACAGAGTGCAGCGGCAGACCTTTCAAGGATCAGAGAATACTTTAAGTCTGCAGTGGCCGTGCAGTACAGAATTTTCTGTGCAGAAGCCAAATAA
- a CDS encoding quinol:cytochrome C oxidoreductase encodes MYSFSPKLKSTSIILLVVGLVLFGIGFFMNKGISTEQIEHMMEAVHASGHTAPTHSSEMVGPQDHAAHLEHATLQVHNQPLAAIHFVAVFFFGVSCCVLFFYSIQHAAHAGWPIIITRVMEAIASYIPYGGAILVILMILNITHNGHLFHWMDPELTNPDSPHFDVILFEKKKFLNIPFYAVRTLIYVIGASFFAWKLKAQSKKVDETKSKVEYQMLYRWSVGYIAFFGFASAAWAWDWLMSIDPHWYSTMYIWYSMVSCLSSGIAVIILLSVYLKKNGFLPQFNDNHLHDLGVFLFATSMLWTYTWFAQFMLYWYANVPEEVNYFFGRFQHYSPTFLPMLIINFLLPLLVLVSSSIKRNYKVVTTMAVVVILGHILDYFNMVMPGTVGPYWNTPEVFLLILGAILFVAGLFMFTVLSALSKLKLIPTGNPFLHESEIYEYPF; translated from the coding sequence ATGTATAGTTTTTCACCAAAATTAAAATCAACTTCTATAATACTTCTTGTTGTAGGTTTAGTTCTTTTCGGTATTGGTTTCTTTATGAACAAAGGAATTTCTACTGAGCAGATAGAACACATGATGGAAGCTGTTCATGCTTCTGGTCATACTGCTCCTACACACTCAAGTGAAATGGTTGGACCTCAGGATCACGCGGCTCACCTTGAGCATGCTACACTGCAGGTACACAACCAGCCTTTAGCAGCAATACATTTTGTAGCTGTATTTTTCTTTGGAGTAAGCTGCTGCGTATTATTCTTCTATTCTATTCAGCACGCTGCACACGCAGGATGGCCAATCATCATTACAAGGGTAATGGAAGCTATTGCTTCTTACATTCCTTATGGTGGGGCAATTCTTGTGATCCTTATGATCTTAAACATCACTCATAATGGTCATTTATTCCACTGGATGGACCCTGAATTGACAAACCCGGATTCTCCGCATTTTGATGTGATCTTATTCGAAAAGAAAAAATTCTTAAATATTCCTTTCTATGCCGTAAGAACTTTGATCTATGTGATCGGTGCTTCTTTCTTCGCCTGGAAATTAAAAGCTCAGTCTAAAAAAGTAGATGAAACTAAATCTAAAGTTGAGTATCAGATGCTTTACAGATGGTCAGTAGGATATATTGCATTCTTCGGATTTGCTTCTGCTGCATGGGCTTGGGACTGGTTGATGTCTATTGACCCTCACTGGTATTCTACAATGTATATCTGGTATTCAATGGTTAGCTGCCTTTCAAGTGGTATTGCTGTGATCATCTTATTAAGTGTTTATCTTAAGAAAAATGGTTTCTTACCACAGTTCAATGACAACCACTTACACGATTTAGGAGTATTCCTTTTCGCTACAAGTATGCTTTGGACGTATACATGGTTCGCTCAGTTCATGCTTTACTGGTATGCCAACGTTCCGGAAGAGGTTAACTACTTCTTCGGAAGATTCCAGCACTACTCTCCTACTTTCTTACCGATGTTGATCATCAACTTCTTATTACCACTATTGGTATTAGTAAGTAGCAGCATTAAGAGAAACTACAAAGTAGTAACAACAATGGCTGTTGTAGTGATCTTAGGACACATCCTGGATTACTTCAACATGGTAATGCCGGGAACGGTAGGACCATACTGGAACACTCCTGAAGTATTCCTGTTGATCCTGGGAGCAATCCTTTTCGTAGCTGGATTATTTATGTTTACTGTACTTTCAGCACTGTCTAAACTGAAGTTGATCCCTACAGGAAACCCATTCTTACACGAATCTGAAATTTATGAGTATCCTTTCTAA
- a CDS encoding c-type cytochrome: protein MISWRKHYKKTLIAIGLLLSTSASFYGQDGDPKNGEKLFKANCTACHALDKQVVGPPLKGVVERVKTEGGVDRDWLHKWIKDNKALRASGDKYANEIFEKYNKTEMQVFPNLTEKDIDDILAFTTNPPAPEEKKTEATPATDATAAAPADKTTTNIVIISLLAIAGLLVWILVKLRQLVTLGQSEELAGLNETRVRSFKEMYEKFHYVGKALLAILAILAAYGVWNWLMWIGVYKGYKPEQPIYFSHKIHAGEQKIDCQLCHSSAKYGKVSEIPSMNVCMNCHRTISEYNADHYMEPGKDKAFYDGEIQKIYAATGWDPAKQQYTGKTQPVEWTRIHNMPDFVYFNHSQHVIAGEQAIINSFNKKNPNNKIDVVCKACHGKIDTMNVVQMANDFTMGWCIECHRTTEVDMNNGYNKEYFKNLHDKLKKQYPQDGGKITVDAIGGLECGKCHY from the coding sequence ATGATTAGTTGGAGAAAGCATTATAAAAAAACGTTGATCGCAATAGGCTTATTGCTATCAACCAGTGCTTCATTTTACGGGCAAGACGGCGATCCTAAAAACGGAGAGAAACTTTTCAAAGCGAATTGTACTGCATGTCACGCGCTGGACAAACAAGTTGTTGGGCCACCATTAAAGGGGGTTGTAGAACGAGTAAAGACAGAAGGTGGTGTAGACAGAGATTGGCTTCACAAGTGGATCAAAGACAACAAAGCTCTGAGAGCTTCTGGGGACAAATACGCCAATGAGATTTTTGAAAAGTACAACAAGACTGAAATGCAGGTCTTTCCTAACCTTACCGAGAAGGATATAGACGACATTTTAGCTTTCACTACTAATCCACCGGCTCCGGAAGAGAAAAAAACGGAAGCCACTCCTGCAACTGACGCAACTGCGGCAGCTCCTGCAGACAAAACTACTACAAACATTGTAATCATTTCCCTTTTAGCGATCGCAGGTCTATTGGTTTGGATCCTTGTGAAACTAAGACAATTGGTAACACTGGGTCAATCTGAAGAACTGGCAGGTCTTAACGAAACGAGAGTTCGTTCGTTCAAGGAAATGTATGAGAAGTTCCACTATGTAGGTAAAGCTTTATTGGCAATCCTTGCTATTTTAGCGGCTTACGGAGTATGGAACTGGCTAATGTGGATCGGGGTTTACAAAGGTTACAAACCGGAACAGCCTATCTACTTCTCTCACAAAATCCACGCCGGAGAACAGAAAATTGACTGTCAGTTATGTCACTCCAGTGCTAAATACGGAAAAGTATCTGAGATTCCTTCTATGAACGTTTGTATGAACTGTCACAGAACAATTTCTGAATACAACGCAGATCACTACATGGAGCCAGGAAAAGATAAGGCATTCTATGACGGAGAAATCCAGAAGATCTACGCGGCAACAGGTTGGGATCCTGCTAAACAACAGTATACAGGAAAAACACAGCCGGTTGAATGGACAAGAATCCACAACATGCCAGACTTCGTTTACTTCAACCACTCTCAGCACGTAATTGCTGGTGAACAGGCGATCATCAATTCTTTCAACAAGAAAAACCCTAACAACAAAATTGATGTTGTATGTAAAGCTTGTCACGGTAAAATTGATACAATGAATGTTGTTCAGATGGCTAACGACTTTACTATGGGATGGTGTATCGAGTGCCACAGAACTACTGAGGTTGATATGAACAACGGTTATAATAAAGAGTACTTCAAGAATCTACACGACAAGTTGAAAAAACAATATCCACAAGATGGAGGTAAAATCACTGTAGATGCAATTGGAGGTCTTGAGTGTGGTAAATGTCATTATTAA
- a CDS encoding adenine phosphoribosyltransferase codes for MASAELIKKLEDTIENIPDFPIPGIQFKDISPIFLDPKLYEEVIADLAAFSKGKVDAVCGIESRGYLFGIAIAVALEVPFILIRKAGKLPPPIISESYDLEYGSAIIETREGQIKAGQRILIHDDLLATGGTTEAAAKLVEKQGATVAQFSFLIGLKGLKGDEKLKKFGAEVYHILEY; via the coding sequence ATGGCTTCAGCAGAACTGATCAAAAAACTAGAAGATACAATTGAGAACATCCCTGATTTTCCGATTCCGGGAATACAGTTCAAGGATATATCACCCATTTTTTTAGACCCTAAGCTTTACGAAGAGGTTATTGCAGACCTTGCAGCCTTCAGTAAAGGAAAAGTAGATGCAGTCTGCGGAATAGAAAGCCGTGGTTATCTGTTCGGAATCGCTATTGCCGTTGCTTTGGAAGTTCCTTTCATTCTGATCAGAAAAGCAGGAAAACTCCCTCCTCCTATCATTTCGGAAAGTTATGATCTGGAATACGGAAGCGCCATAATCGAAACCCGTGAAGGGCAAATAAAGGCCGGACAAAGAATTCTGATCCACGATGATCTGCTGGCCACCGGAGGAACTACAGAAGCTGCTGCCAAACTCGTAGAAAAACAGGGGGCAACCGTTGCCCAGTTCAGTTTCCTGATTGGTTTAAAAGGCCTGAAGGGGGACGAAAAACTGAAAAAATTCGGTGCAGAAGTCTACCATATTTTAGAATATTAA